From Synergistaceae bacterium:
ATTCAAAAAATTTCAGAATGAGGCGCAGAACTCAAGACGGGGACTCTGGGCAAATTAATATATATTATATATAAAGAAGGGAATTATACTTAAAAAATTATGAAATTATTTAGTGATTCATATATAACATGGCGGGCAGGGTTTGCAATATACCGCTCGTTATTCAGCACATTTTTTAATTTGGGAGGCTTAAATCTCCTGAAACGAAAATATAAAGGCGACATTTCCGAGAGACTCGGCCAAGTTGAGAACGTCCCGCAAAAATCTATATGGGTTCATGCTGTATCAGTCGGAGAAGTTCAATCAGCGAGTTCACTAATCCGCCGAATCAAGAATAAGAATCCCCGCCCCTGCATTCTCTCAACAGTAACAGAAACAGGCCGCGACATGGCAATAAAACTTTTAGACGGTATAGTTGACAGGATAATTTACAGCCCGTTTGACGCAAAAAAATGTGTCTCTCAAGCATTAAATAATATAAATCCCTGCGCTTATATCACAATGGAGACAGAATTATGGCCGGAAATGCTTTATCAGGTAAAATCACGAAATATTCCCGCTTTCTTAGCAAATGGCCGCTTATCAGAAAAAAGTTTTGCGAGACTCAAGCGCACAAAATACTTCTGGCAGGGATTGCTTGAATGCTTAAATAAATTAATGGTCAGATTCGACGACGATAAACGCAAATTCTTAGAACTCGGAGTCCCTGAAGATAAAATTATTGTAACTGGAGACTGCAAAGTTGACTCGTTACTTGATAGGAGAAAATCAGCAGCTCCCGAAAAATGGCGGTGGCTCAAAAAAAGCCCTGACTCCCCGTTATTTACGGCTGGGAGCACTCATCAGGGTGAAGACGATGTAGTAATCTCGGCGTTTAGAATCCTGCGCAAAAAATTTCCTGATTCAAGACTCGCTATTGTCCCCCGCCATCCTGAACGCGCATTAATGACGGTTGCTTCTGTTTTGCCGTATAGCGATCTTAAGGCCGAATTACTTTCACGAATTGACCGCGATAATAATAATT
This genomic window contains:
- a CDS encoding 3-deoxy-D-manno-octulosonic acid transferase, yielding MKLFSDSYITWRAGFAIYRSLFSTFFNLGGLNLLKRKYKGDISERLGQVENVPQKSIWVHAVSVGEVQSASSLIRRIKNKNPRPCILSTVTETGRDMAIKLLDGIVDRIIYSPFDAKKCVSQALNNINPCAYITMETELWPEMLYQVKSRNIPAFLANGRLSEKSFARLKRTKYFWQGLLECLNKLMVRFDDDKRKFLELGVPEDKIIVTGDCKVDSLLDRRKSAAPEKWRWLKKSPDSPLFTAGSTHQGEDDVVISAFRILRKKFPDSRLAIVPRHPERALMTVASVLPYSDLKAELLSRIDRDNNNYDVIVVDKIGILFDLYAASDSVFIGGSLVNKGGQNPFEPALLGLPAIHGPSMSDFPDTERMDSMGAAICVHNDLELARTWEESINPEFVKKSLKNCADYFKTLGGAAEKTWQEIESKI